One Hyphomicrobium sp. CS1GBMeth3 DNA window includes the following coding sequences:
- a CDS encoding metal ABC transporter permease: MSEFVQLSLAPLLIGTLASVSCALLGNFLVLRRQSLIGDAVAHVALPGIVAAFLVTGTIAAGPMLLGAGVAAVVAVLLIELVRKLGNVEPGAAMGVVFTAMFAAGVLLLERTDTSHVHLDVEHALYGNLESLIWFAGDSWASLFDPAALAELPVQLPRLALVLLAVALFIALLWKELVIGTFDPEFAASIGARPAAVSFGLVIMVAVAAVAAFDAVGSIIVIAMFICPPAAARLMTDRMGSQIVWSVVFAAASAVLGYVLAGYGPLWLGGQSSVSAAGMIATVSGIILLLACLFGPKRLGLKVAG; the protein is encoded by the coding sequence ATGAGCGAGTTCGTTCAGCTCTCGCTTGCGCCGTTGCTCATCGGCACGTTGGCGTCGGTGTCGTGCGCCTTGCTCGGGAACTTTCTCGTGCTCAGGCGTCAGAGCCTGATCGGGGATGCGGTGGCGCACGTCGCGTTGCCGGGGATCGTGGCCGCGTTCCTGGTTACGGGCACGATCGCGGCTGGGCCGATGCTCCTCGGTGCAGGTGTAGCGGCGGTGGTCGCGGTTTTGCTGATCGAGCTTGTCCGAAAGCTCGGCAACGTCGAGCCGGGCGCGGCCATGGGTGTGGTCTTCACGGCGATGTTCGCGGCAGGCGTGCTGTTACTCGAACGCACGGATACGAGCCACGTGCATCTCGACGTCGAGCACGCGCTTTACGGCAATCTGGAAAGCCTGATTTGGTTCGCCGGAGACAGCTGGGCGTCGCTTTTCGATCCCGCGGCGCTGGCGGAGCTTCCGGTGCAGCTCCCACGCCTTGCGCTGGTGCTTCTTGCCGTTGCGCTGTTCATCGCGCTCCTTTGGAAAGAGTTGGTGATCGGTACGTTCGATCCCGAATTCGCGGCGAGCATCGGTGCGCGGCCGGCGGCGGTGAGCTTCGGTTTGGTGATCATGGTCGCAGTTGCTGCTGTAGCAGCCTTCGATGCGGTGGGCTCGATCATCGTCATTGCGATGTTCATCTGTCCGCCGGCTGCGGCGCGCCTAATGACCGACCGCATGGGATCTCAGATCGTGTGGAGCGTCGTCTTTGCCGCGGCGTCTGCGGTGCTCGGATACGTGCTCGCCGGCTACGGGCCGCTCTGGCTCGGCGGGCAGTCGAGCGTCAGTGCGGCGGGTATGATTGCGACCGTGTCAGGCATCATCCTGCTGTTGGCGTGCCTGTTCGGTCCGAAACGGCTCGGTCTCAAGGTGGCGGGATAG
- a CDS encoding metal ABC transporter permease, translating to MEAFFSAFFLQAGYNTTLVTLGSAILGASAAAIGTFVLLRKRSLVSDAISHATLPGLCLAFIGMTALTGDGRWIAGLMIGAAGSAALGLLIVEWISRRTRLSEDAAIGAVLSVFFGFGIVLLTVIQTLDTGGQAGISGYLVGSTASMLRSEAETIALGALISGAAIFLLRRPFTLICFDPEYASVRGVNLRATDLAMMVLLLAVTVIGLKVAGLVLIVALTIIPPVAARFWTDRVEPMVLVAAGLGVLSAYLGAVISSLDRGLPTGALIVLMAFGLFVVSMLVSPRRGLLARTVERRLFQIQVHERQGLLAIARGEPIYDALTLRVLRLKGFIRGDGVATLEGRGAAAEAVRDEARWTLFRKLNPEEAAGMAHQGVTSISRALPADVVADLDRRLSLAGGKA from the coding sequence ATGGAGGCTTTCTTCTCCGCGTTCTTCCTGCAGGCCGGCTACAACACGACGCTGGTGACGCTTGGCTCGGCAATCCTCGGGGCAAGTGCGGCGGCCATCGGCACCTTCGTGCTGTTGCGCAAGCGCTCCCTTGTCAGCGATGCGATCAGCCACGCGACCCTGCCGGGCCTTTGCTTGGCGTTCATCGGAATGACGGCGCTGACCGGCGACGGGCGTTGGATCGCGGGACTGATGATTGGAGCGGCCGGCAGCGCGGCGCTCGGCCTTCTGATCGTGGAGTGGATCAGCCGGCGCACGCGCCTCTCAGAGGATGCCGCGATCGGTGCCGTGCTTTCGGTCTTCTTCGGTTTCGGGATCGTACTCCTTACGGTGATTCAGACGCTCGACACGGGCGGGCAGGCCGGGATTTCCGGTTATCTGGTCGGATCGACAGCCAGCATGCTCCGGAGCGAGGCGGAGACCATCGCGCTCGGTGCCCTGATCTCGGGGGCTGCGATCTTTCTCCTGCGTCGGCCCTTCACGCTCATCTGCTTCGATCCGGAGTACGCCTCGGTACGAGGCGTCAACCTCAGGGCTACCGATCTCGCGATGATGGTGCTGCTCTTGGCCGTGACCGTCATCGGGCTCAAGGTCGCAGGGCTCGTTCTGATCGTGGCGCTGACCATTATTCCGCCTGTCGCGGCGCGGTTCTGGACGGATCGGGTGGAGCCGATGGTGCTGGTTGCCGCCGGTCTCGGTGTGCTCTCCGCCTATCTCGGCGCCGTGATCTCGTCGCTCGACAGAGGGCTCCCCACCGGGGCTCTGATCGTCCTCATGGCGTTCGGGCTGTTCGTTGTCTCCATGCTGGTCTCGCCACGGCGCGGTCTTCTGGCGCGCACTGTCGAGCGGCGACTTTTTCAGATCCAGGTGCACGAGCGGCAGGGGCTGTTGGCGATCGCGCGAGGTGAGCCGATCTATGATGCGCTGACGCTGCGCGTCCTGCGTCTCAAGGGCTTCATCCGCGGCGATGGTGTTGCAACCCTCGAGGGGCGCGGCGCGGCCGCCGAAGCGGTGCGCGACGAAGCCCGATGGACGCTTTTCCGCAAGCTCAATCCTGAGGAAGCCGCGGGTATGGCGCACCAGGGCGTGACGTCGATCTCCCGGGCGCTGCCGGCAGATGTGGTCGCCGATCTCGATCGTCGTCTCAGTCTTGCAGGAGGCAAGGCATGA
- a CDS encoding metal ABC transporter ATP-binding protein — translation MKLVSRDGATLADEHPDSPLAIAGLTVSYGEKPVLFSIDFVTPPGSMVAIVGPNGAGKSTLIKAALGIVPRISGDVTSFGKSCAEVRSRIAYVPQRANVDWDFPATVRDVVMMGLYREIGLFRFAGRQHRQAALACLERVGMASFADRQIGQLSGGQRQRVFLARALAQDADLYVMDEPFAGVDAATERAIISVLKELNAAGKTIICVHHDLATVTDYFDHVLLLNVRKVASGPVATTFTAENLQATYGGKLAAAQLESLATTGRIADAR, via the coding sequence GTGAAGCTTGTCAGTCGAGACGGAGCGACGCTGGCGGACGAACATCCCGACAGTCCGCTCGCGATCGCGGGGCTCACGGTTTCCTATGGCGAGAAACCGGTTCTATTCTCGATCGACTTCGTGACGCCGCCCGGAAGCATGGTGGCGATCGTCGGGCCGAACGGCGCGGGCAAGTCGACGCTGATCAAGGCTGCACTCGGCATCGTGCCGCGGATCAGCGGGGACGTGACGTCGTTCGGCAAGTCTTGCGCCGAGGTGCGTTCCCGCATCGCCTACGTCCCGCAGCGGGCGAATGTCGATTGGGATTTCCCGGCGACGGTGCGTGACGTGGTGATGATGGGCCTCTATCGCGAGATTGGGCTCTTTCGCTTCGCCGGCCGGCAGCACCGGCAGGCGGCGTTGGCGTGCCTGGAACGGGTCGGTATGGCGAGTTTTGCCGATCGCCAGATCGGCCAGCTCTCGGGCGGCCAGCGCCAGCGCGTGTTCCTGGCTCGCGCGCTGGCGCAGGATGCCGATCTCTATGTCATGGACGAGCCGTTTGCGGGCGTCGATGCGGCGACCGAGCGGGCGATCATTTCGGTCTTGAAGGAACTCAATGCCGCGGGCAAGACGATCATCTGCGTGCACCACGACCTCGCGACGGTTACCGACTATTTCGATCATGTGCTGCTTCTCAATGTGCGCAAGGTCGCGAGTGGTCCCGTTGCGACGACCTTCACGGCGGAGAATCTGCAGGCGACCTATGGCGGCAAGCTTGCTGCGGCTCAGCTCGAGTCGCTCGCGACCACGGGTAGGATCGCCGATGCCCGCTGA
- a CDS encoding zinc ABC transporter substrate-binding protein, which translates to MIARMRLQCLPLMAALFAIGFATGGAKADEKISIVATTGMIADAVKQVGGERVSVTALMGPGVDPHTYRQTRSDIAAMIKAKAVFWHGLYLEAQLEDFLRDLGKKKTVVALAESLPKEQLLSNKDYPGRYDPHVWMDPRLWKGVVVAARDALIALDPDGADTFKANADRHLAEIDTLATYSDKAFATVPEGSRVLVTAHDAFGYFGKAYGYEVLGIQGISTESEAGLKQIEALVDIIVQKKISAIFVESSVSDRNVRALIEGAGAKGHTVVIGGELYSDAMGAPGTYEGTYIGMIDHNATVITRALGGEAPERGLNNKLAALQSRSKL; encoded by the coding sequence ATGATCGCCCGAATGCGCCTTCAGTGCCTGCCACTGATGGCGGCTCTATTTGCGATTGGCTTCGCGACCGGGGGTGCGAAGGCGGACGAGAAAATCAGCATCGTTGCGACCACCGGAATGATTGCCGACGCCGTTAAGCAAGTCGGTGGGGAGCGTGTGTCTGTGACCGCGCTCATGGGCCCGGGCGTGGACCCGCATACCTACCGACAGACCCGCTCGGACATCGCAGCCATGATCAAAGCCAAGGCGGTGTTCTGGCACGGGCTCTATCTCGAAGCGCAGCTCGAGGATTTCCTGCGCGACCTCGGAAAGAAGAAGACCGTTGTCGCGCTTGCCGAGAGCCTGCCCAAAGAGCAGCTCCTTTCGAACAAGGACTATCCCGGCCGCTACGATCCGCACGTGTGGATGGATCCGCGCCTTTGGAAGGGCGTCGTCGTGGCTGCGCGAGATGCGCTGATTGCGCTCGATCCCGATGGAGCTGACACGTTCAAGGCCAACGCCGATCGGCATCTTGCGGAAATCGACACGCTCGCTACGTATTCCGACAAGGCGTTCGCAACCGTTCCCGAAGGCTCGCGCGTGCTTGTGACGGCACACGATGCGTTCGGCTATTTCGGCAAGGCCTACGGCTATGAGGTGCTCGGCATTCAGGGCATCTCAACCGAGAGCGAAGCTGGTCTCAAGCAGATCGAAGCCCTCGTCGATATCATCGTGCAGAAGAAGATCAGTGCTATTTTCGTCGAGAGCTCGGTCTCGGACCGGAATGTGCGGGCGTTGATCGAAGGCGCCGGTGCGAAGGGCCACACGGTCGTGATCGGTGGAGAGCTCTATTCCGATGCGATGGGGGCGCCGGGCACGTATGAAGGCACCTACATCGGCATGATCGACCACAACGCCACTGTCATTACGCGTGCGCTCGGCGGTGAGGCGCCCGAACGGGGCCTCAACAACAAGCTCGCGGCTCTGCAGTCGCGCTCGAAACTTTAA
- a CDS encoding efflux RND transporter periplasmic adaptor subunit, which yields MHSMLHPFRRSGLAGSALTLAAAASLTLASTSTEAQRTRRGPATEPIVSVYEVKTEPVRERVAAVGSGRALAQVTLTTRVAGVISEVLFKGGDRVEKDQVLVRLASEPEAIAVETAEAQRAQAFDQVERYKQLNEASVSRVVRAEAETALKVADAALRRAREELDRMTIKAPFAGIVGLTNLQTGDYLAVGNPIATLDDRSTIVIEFTVPEAVAPQITTGMPVRASLAARPGEIYNGKVAGVGTRIDPITRTLSVRGEIPNPDLKLIPGSTFSVTVQLSGDKSPVVPGLAIQWDRSGAYVWRLTADDTVERVDAAILARDGDRVFIEAKLAPGDRVVHEGGGLLTVGQKVKILGS from the coding sequence ATGCACTCGATGCTCCACCCTTTCCGCCGGAGCGGACTTGCCGGCTCAGCCCTGACGCTGGCGGCAGCCGCGAGCCTGACACTCGCCTCGACCAGCACCGAAGCCCAGCGCACCCGCCGCGGCCCGGCGACCGAGCCAATCGTCTCTGTTTATGAGGTGAAGACGGAGCCGGTACGCGAGCGGGTGGCCGCCGTCGGTTCGGGCCGGGCCCTCGCCCAGGTGACGCTCACGACACGCGTCGCGGGCGTCATCTCGGAGGTCCTCTTCAAGGGCGGAGATCGCGTCGAGAAGGATCAGGTCCTGGTCCGGCTCGCCTCCGAGCCGGAGGCCATCGCTGTCGAGACGGCAGAGGCCCAGCGCGCCCAAGCCTTCGATCAGGTTGAGCGCTACAAGCAGCTCAACGAAGCCTCGGTTTCGCGCGTGGTGCGGGCCGAAGCCGAAACGGCACTCAAGGTTGCCGACGCCGCCTTGCGGCGGGCGCGCGAGGAGCTTGATCGTATGACGATCAAGGCGCCCTTCGCCGGCATCGTCGGACTGACCAACCTGCAGACTGGCGACTACCTCGCCGTGGGCAACCCGATCGCGACGCTCGATGACCGCTCGACCATCGTCATCGAGTTCACGGTTCCGGAAGCGGTGGCGCCGCAGATCACCACCGGCATGCCGGTTCGCGCCAGCCTCGCCGCCCGCCCCGGCGAGATCTACAACGGCAAGGTCGCGGGGGTTGGCACGCGCATCGATCCCATCACCCGCACGCTCTCGGTGCGCGGCGAGATCCCAAACCCCGATCTGAAGCTCATCCCGGGCTCGACATTCTCTGTCACCGTCCAGCTCTCGGGCGATAAGTCGCCGGTCGTGCCCGGCCTCGCCATCCAATGGGACCGCTCCGGCGCCTACGTGTGGCGTCTCACCGCCGACGACACCGTCGAACGCGTCGATGCGGCCATTCTCGCCCGCGATGGCGACCGAGTCTTCATCGAGGCCAAGCTCGCGCCTGGCGATCGCGTCGTCCATGAAGGCGGCGGCCTCCTGACTGTCGGCCAGAAAGTGAAAATCCTGGGGTCCTGA
- a CDS encoding efflux RND transporter permease subunit produces MSTPAQTPSPPRQSGDDGGWVGIFVRRPILAMVLNLLVIIAGVAAVQSIEIRELPDVDRPVVTVRTSYPGASPESMDAQITAIIESAVSRVQGVTSITSNSSYGSSRVAVEFSTDTDMQVAAMDVRDAVAGVTNQLPNDMDDEPRVVKADADAQPIMRLSVASETLSESELTDLVNDVIEDRLAAVEGVAAANSYGLRARTIEVRVSPVALAARGLALSDLIDTIGKASVTAPSGALENATQQLIVRAEAPVDTPQEVAALEINAQTTVGDVAFVRWAFQEATAITRLDGQTAIGVEIVRQAKANTIAISDGVRAAVTELQQSLPEGVSIAVTSDDAIFIRESVREVVISLLLATIIVILIIFSFLGSARETVAPAFSIPVSLIGTLAAIWFAGFSLNVLTLLALVIATGLVVDDAIIVVENIARHRALGAGRRAAAVIGTREIVFAVLATTATLVAVFVPISFMPGMVGSLFSEFGFVLAFAVAISSVVALTVCPMLAARLAADTPHGMASGKEGWFTRLSNGLASVYARALDLSLKARYLVVAICLGFAALGWTTYKILPQEITPSEDRGVIQIMLRTQQGANLEYMSGLTEKVEEALAPLRKTGEITGVLATVGAGGTNSASVVAALADWSQRKRTQQQIQAELQQKLSGIPGLQVSLRSANSLGIRGGGQGLRFAIAGPDYDRLADVAAKLTSRLATTPGFRNTRTDYDTTQPQLSVRINREAATKLGVPIDTITSLINTMVDYQKAADLFIGDEIVEVQVKAGGRPINDPSDLGNLFVKTNNGNFISLSSLVTIKENAISPTLGREDRQRSVAITANLDEGMVLGDAVETMRSIAAEVLEPQMSIILLGEARTLSETSQNTAFVFGIALLVVFLVLAAQFESTVSALVIIVTVPFALAAAVLAIFLSGGTMNIYSQIGLVLLVGIMAKNGILIVEFANQRRDEGADIDTAIREAATTRLRPVIMTMAASVLGAIPLVIATGAGAEARLALGWVIVGGLGIATVFTLFLAPIAYRFLAPLSKPRVHETDLLVKELAAAQQKE; encoded by the coding sequence ATGAGCACCCCTGCGCAAACCCCGAGCCCGCCCCGCCAGTCCGGCGATGATGGCGGCTGGGTCGGCATCTTCGTTCGCCGGCCGATCCTGGCCATGGTGCTCAACCTGCTCGTCATTATCGCCGGCGTCGCCGCGGTGCAGTCCATCGAAATCCGCGAGCTTCCGGACGTCGACCGACCCGTCGTCACCGTACGAACGAGCTATCCGGGCGCGTCCCCCGAAAGCATGGACGCCCAGATCACCGCGATCATCGAGAGTGCGGTCTCCCGCGTACAGGGCGTGACCAGCATCACTTCGAACTCGTCCTACGGCTCGAGCCGCGTTGCCGTCGAGTTCTCGACCGATACCGATATGCAGGTCGCGGCGATGGACGTGCGCGACGCCGTCGCCGGCGTCACCAATCAATTGCCGAATGACATGGACGACGAACCGCGCGTCGTGAAGGCCGATGCGGACGCTCAGCCCATCATGCGCCTGTCGGTTGCTTCCGAAACGCTCTCCGAGAGCGAGCTGACGGATCTCGTAAACGACGTCATCGAGGATAGGCTTGCAGCAGTCGAAGGCGTCGCCGCAGCCAACTCCTACGGCCTGCGCGCGCGAACCATCGAGGTCCGCGTTTCTCCGGTCGCTCTCGCAGCTCGCGGACTGGCCCTGAGCGACCTCATCGACACCATCGGCAAGGCATCCGTGACGGCGCCATCAGGCGCCCTCGAGAACGCGACCCAGCAATTGATCGTCCGCGCAGAAGCGCCGGTCGATACCCCGCAGGAGGTCGCTGCGCTCGAGATCAACGCGCAGACAACGGTTGGAGACGTCGCGTTCGTCCGCTGGGCGTTCCAGGAAGCGACAGCCATCACGCGCCTCGACGGGCAAACCGCTATCGGCGTCGAGATCGTCCGTCAGGCCAAGGCCAACACCATCGCCATCTCGGACGGCGTACGCGCTGCCGTCACCGAGTTGCAGCAATCACTGCCGGAAGGCGTTAGCATTGCGGTCACCTCCGACGACGCAATCTTCATCCGCGAGTCCGTCCGCGAGGTCGTCATCTCGCTGCTGCTCGCGACCATCATCGTCATTCTCATCATCTTCTCCTTCCTCGGCTCCGCACGCGAAACCGTGGCGCCGGCGTTTTCGATCCCGGTCTCGCTGATCGGCACCCTGGCCGCCATCTGGTTCGCCGGTTTCTCGCTCAACGTGCTGACGTTGCTCGCGCTCGTGATCGCCACCGGCCTCGTCGTCGACGACGCCATCATCGTGGTCGAAAACATCGCGCGTCACCGTGCGCTTGGCGCAGGCCGGCGCGCCGCGGCCGTGATCGGCACGCGCGAGATCGTCTTTGCCGTTCTCGCCACCACTGCCACGCTCGTCGCCGTCTTTGTACCGATCTCGTTCATGCCGGGCATGGTCGGCAGCCTGTTCTCTGAGTTCGGCTTCGTCCTTGCATTCGCCGTCGCGATTTCCTCCGTTGTAGCGCTGACGGTCTGTCCCATGCTCGCTGCACGCCTTGCGGCCGACACGCCGCACGGCATGGCCTCCGGAAAGGAGGGCTGGTTCACACGCCTGTCGAACGGTCTCGCCTCTGTTTACGCGCGCGCGCTCGATCTCTCGCTCAAAGCGCGCTACCTCGTGGTGGCGATCTGCCTCGGCTTCGCCGCCCTGGGCTGGACCACTTACAAGATCCTTCCACAGGAGATCACACCATCCGAAGACCGGGGCGTGATCCAGATCATGTTGCGGACCCAGCAGGGCGCCAACCTGGAGTACATGTCCGGGCTCACCGAAAAGGTCGAGGAGGCCCTCGCCCCCCTCAGGAAAACCGGCGAGATAACCGGCGTGCTCGCAACCGTCGGTGCCGGCGGCACCAATAGCGCCTCCGTCGTCGCCGCGCTCGCCGACTGGAGCCAGCGCAAGCGTACCCAGCAGCAGATCCAGGCCGAGTTACAGCAGAAGCTCTCCGGCATTCCGGGACTGCAGGTCTCGCTACGATCCGCGAACAGCCTCGGCATTCGCGGCGGCGGCCAGGGACTTCGCTTCGCCATCGCCGGACCGGACTACGACCGCCTGGCCGACGTGGCCGCCAAGCTGACGAGCCGGCTCGCGACCACGCCCGGCTTCCGCAACACACGCACGGACTACGATACGACGCAGCCGCAGCTCTCCGTGCGCATCAACCGTGAAGCGGCAACCAAGCTCGGCGTACCGATCGACACGATCACCAGCCTGATCAACACCATGGTCGACTACCAGAAGGCCGCGGATCTGTTCATCGGCGACGAGATCGTAGAGGTCCAGGTCAAGGCGGGCGGCCGGCCGATCAACGATCCAAGCGATCTCGGCAATCTGTTCGTGAAGACCAACAACGGCAATTTCATCAGCCTGTCCTCGCTGGTCACGATCAAGGAGAATGCGATTTCGCCTACGCTCGGCCGCGAGGACCGTCAGCGCTCGGTCGCGATCACGGCGAACCTCGACGAAGGCATGGTGCTGGGCGACGCTGTCGAAACCATGCGTTCCATTGCGGCCGAGGTGCTCGAACCGCAAATGTCGATCATCCTGCTCGGCGAAGCGCGGACGTTGTCGGAAACCTCGCAGAACACTGCGTTCGTCTTCGGCATCGCGCTACTTGTCGTCTTCCTGGTGCTTGCGGCGCAGTTCGAGAGCACGGTCAGCGCTCTTGTCATTATCGTAACGGTACCATTCGCCCTTGCGGCCGCTGTCCTTGCCATTTTCCTGAGCGGCGGCACGATGAACATTTACAGCCAGATCGGGCTTGTCCTGCTGGTCGGCATCATGGCCAAGAACGGTATCCTGATCGTCGAGTTCGCCAACCAGCGCCGTGACGAAGGCGCGGACATCGACACGGCCATTCGCGAAGCGGCAACAACGCGCCTCCGCCCCGTCATCATGACGATGGCAGCGTCCGTGCTCGGCGCCATCCCGCTGGTGATCGCGACCGGAGCGGGCGCCGAGGCGCGTCTGGCCCTCGGCTGGGTTATCGTAGGGGGCCTCGGGATCGCAACGGTCTTCACGCTGTTCCTGGCGCCGATCGCCTATCGCTTCCTCGCGCCGCTATCGAAACCGCGCGTGCACGAGACGGACCTGCTGGTCAAGGAACTCGCCGCCGCGCAGCAGAAGGAGTGA
- a CDS encoding MFS transporter — protein MMAGRVAHALRARDVHYGWVVVAVTFLVMLVTAGAVGAPGVFIVPLEKEFGWQRDDISSALAIRFMLFGLMGPFAAIFMNRFGVRRVVLVALSIIGAALAVSLVMDRVWQLILLWGVVVGIGTGLMAMVLGATVAMRWFSARRGLVLGLLTASTASGQLVFLPALAQLTEAYGWRVAVGLVCVALFVAALAVLALMRERPSEVGLPVYGARDIGSVTPVVQTGGFGAALLAPLVVLKDVSRSGAFWVLFGTFFICGLSTSGLIQTHFIPLCGDYGVMAVSAAGILALMGVFDFVGTLGSGWLSDRFDSRWLLFWYYGLRGLSLIYLPFSDFSLLALTIFSVFYGLDWIATVPPTVKLTAERFGDGRANVVFGWIFAGHQLGAAAAAYGAGLTRTVYDTYLPAFFLAGVLCVAAALAFLVLRGIEGPKRSALAAAAA, from the coding sequence ATGATGGCCGGGCGGGTTGCGCATGCGCTCAGGGCGCGTGACGTCCACTACGGATGGGTTGTGGTCGCTGTCACATTCCTCGTCATGCTGGTGACGGCGGGGGCGGTCGGTGCGCCTGGCGTTTTCATCGTTCCGCTCGAGAAGGAGTTCGGTTGGCAACGCGACGATATCTCGTCGGCGCTGGCCATCCGCTTCATGTTGTTCGGCCTCATGGGGCCGTTCGCGGCAATTTTCATGAACCGCTTCGGCGTACGGCGTGTGGTGCTCGTCGCCTTGTCCATCATCGGCGCGGCGCTCGCGGTGTCGCTCGTCATGGACCGCGTGTGGCAGCTTATTCTGCTATGGGGTGTCGTGGTTGGCATCGGCACCGGGCTCATGGCCATGGTTCTCGGCGCGACGGTTGCCATGCGCTGGTTCTCGGCGCGGCGCGGGCTCGTTCTCGGATTGCTGACTGCCAGCACGGCGTCCGGTCAGCTCGTTTTTCTGCCGGCGCTGGCGCAGCTCACGGAAGCCTATGGATGGCGGGTTGCGGTGGGGCTCGTGTGTGTGGCGCTCTTTGTGGCGGCGCTCGCCGTGTTGGCGCTTATGCGGGAGCGACCGTCAGAGGTCGGCTTGCCCGTCTATGGAGCGCGCGACATCGGGTCGGTGACGCCGGTGGTGCAAACCGGTGGCTTTGGAGCCGCGCTGCTGGCCCCGCTGGTCGTGCTCAAGGACGTTTCCCGGTCGGGGGCATTCTGGGTGCTGTTCGGTACATTCTTTATCTGTGGCCTCAGCACCAGCGGCCTCATCCAAACGCACTTCATCCCGCTTTGCGGCGACTACGGTGTGATGGCGGTCAGCGCCGCAGGAATTCTCGCGCTGATGGGCGTGTTCGATTTCGTCGGAACGCTCGGCTCGGGGTGGCTGTCGGACCGCTTCGACAGCCGTTGGCTTCTGTTCTGGTATTATGGGCTCCGCGGGCTATCGCTCATCTATCTGCCGTTCAGCGATTTCTCTTTGCTCGCGCTCACCATCTTCTCGGTTTTCTATGGGCTCGACTGGATCGCCACGGTTCCGCCGACGGTCAAGCTTACGGCCGAGCGTTTCGGTGACGGACGCGCCAATGTGGTGTTTGGTTGGATCTTTGCGGGCCACCAGCTCGGTGCCGCGGCTGCGGCTTATGGCGCGGGCCTGACGCGGACAGTCTACGACACTTATCTCCCGGCTTTCTTCCTGGCCGGAGTTCTTTGTGTTGCCGCGGCGTTGGCTTTCCTGGTGTTGCGGGGCATCGAAGGGCCGAAGCGCAGCGCACTTGCAGCCGCTGCCGCTTAG